Proteins encoded together in one Nostoc sp. PCC 7524 window:
- a CDS encoding GlsB/YeaQ/YmgE family stress response membrane protein yields the protein MNIIAWIILGIIAGAIAKAIYPGRQGGGIVSAMILGVIGALIGGTLVALLQTGRLQLTAATLSIPGLIVAIIGAIIAIFIWGLVTGRTSH from the coding sequence ATGAACATTATTGCTTGGATTATTCTTGGTATTATTGCTGGAGCGATCGCCAAAGCTATTTACCCTGGTCGTCAGGGTGGTGGTATCGTATCAGCCATGATTTTAGGTGTCATCGGTGCTTTGATTGGTGGTACGTTAGTAGCTCTTTTACAGACAGGAAGGTTACAGCTAACAGCCGCTACTTTGAGTATTCCTGGTCTAATTGTGGCTATTATTGGTGCAATAATTGCTATTTTCATCTGGGGCTTAGTGACTGGGCGTACCAGTCATTAA
- a CDS encoding CsbD family protein: protein MSSDKRVEATAKNIEGKLQEAVGEITGNPSDKAEGKAKQAEAQVIHTTENIKDEIKKAVE, encoded by the coding sequence ATGAGTAGCGACAAAAGAGTTGAAGCCACAGCTAAAAATATTGAAGGCAAACTACAAGAAGCAGTTGGAGAAATCACTGGTAATCCCTCAGATAAAGCAGAAGGCAAAGCCAAACAAGCCGAAGCTCAAGTGATACATACTACAGAAAATATCAAAGATGAAATCAAAAAAGCAGTTGAATAA
- a CDS encoding ChaB family protein encodes MPEVYQAERTISTVFKEQKQVDDVIRRLLDRGVPRDHISVLGRNFQSETRIAGFITKRDVILGGLRTGAIFGSLFGSFLSLLTGVGVLFIPFVGPIVAAGPISALLLGAASGAIAGSAGAGLVSVLTTLGMPEDKAAVYQTRLEAGEFLLMVEVPSDHAGEFQLLLESAGGEEISTIEKTLEHPCPGPCNSPEDLSPEVRSHLSPEAQNTFIERYNAVLNETSDEFTSEQAAWDAVHQKFDEDEKGVWSRAKVGV; translated from the coding sequence GTGCCAGAAGTTTATCAGGCAGAACGTACTATATCTACCGTCTTTAAAGAACAGAAGCAAGTTGATGATGTAATTCGACGCTTATTAGACAGAGGTGTACCCAGAGATCATATTTCAGTTCTGGGTAGAAACTTCCAGTCAGAAACTCGAATTGCCGGCTTCATCACCAAAAGAGATGTCATTCTGGGAGGTTTGAGAACAGGGGCAATTTTTGGTTCCTTGTTTGGTTCCTTTCTCAGCTTGCTGACGGGTGTAGGTGTGCTGTTTATTCCCTTTGTCGGCCCGATTGTGGCTGCCGGTCCCATTAGCGCCCTCTTACTAGGTGCCGCTAGTGGTGCGATCGCAGGTAGTGCAGGTGCGGGTTTAGTATCCGTTCTTACCACCTTGGGAATGCCAGAAGATAAAGCCGCAGTCTACCAAACCCGCTTAGAAGCAGGCGAATTTTTACTGATGGTAGAAGTACCGAGCGATCACGCTGGCGAATTCCAATTATTACTTGAAAGTGCTGGTGGTGAAGAAATTAGCACCATCGAGAAAACCTTGGAACATCCCTGTCCAGGCCCTTGCAACAGTCCAGAAGATTTATCTCCAGAAGTTCGTTCTCATCTTTCACCAGAGGCACAAAACACATTCATTGAACGTTATAATGCCGTCTTGAATGAAACCAGTGATGAATTCACATCTGAACAAGCAGCTTGGGATGCTGTGCATCAAAAATTTGATGAAGACGAAAAAGGTGTTTGGTCAAGAGCTAAAGTAGGCGTTTAA
- a CDS encoding Dps family protein, which produces MRPMNIGLTEEQRQGVINLLNQDLADSYLLLVKTKKYHWDVVGPQFRSLHELWEEHYEELTENIDELAERIRALGGYPVGTMAGFLEIATLQEHSGDIPYATEMVARLVEDHEQIIRNLRQHVDQSGEEFHDQGTADFLTELMEEHEDMAWMLRSFIEGEALRPDGVQPGTETRTPVGV; this is translated from the coding sequence ATGCGTCCAATGAACATCGGTTTAACAGAAGAACAACGTCAAGGTGTAATTAATCTGTTGAATCAAGATTTAGCAGATTCTTATCTACTGTTAGTGAAAACCAAAAAGTACCATTGGGATGTTGTGGGGCCTCAGTTCCGTAGTTTGCATGAACTTTGGGAAGAACACTACGAAGAACTGACAGAAAATATTGATGAGTTAGCTGAAAGAATTCGGGCTTTGGGTGGTTATCCTGTAGGAACAATGGCAGGATTTCTGGAGATTGCTACCCTCCAAGAACATTCCGGTGATATTCCCTACGCCACAGAGATGGTAGCCCGACTGGTGGAAGATCATGAGCAGATTATTCGCAACTTGAGACAACACGTAGACCAAAGTGGCGAAGAGTTTCATGATCAAGGAACTGCGGACTTTCTCACCGAACTCATGGAAGAACATGAAGATATGGCTTGGATGCTACGTTCCTTCATCGAAGGAGAAGCATTACGGCCGGATGGCGTACAACCAGGAACAGAAACTAGAACTCCCGTAGGCGTGTAG
- the pdxH gene encoding pyridoxamine 5'-phosphate oxidase, translating to MDRTIADLRKDYTLEGLSETEVNPNPFIQFKKWFEQALAAQLPEPNAMTLATTTPDGCPSARMVLLKDFDDRGFVFFTNYNSRKGQELAENPQAALVFWWAELERQVRIVGRVEKTSDTESDQYFDSRPANSRLGAWASNQSEVIPKREVLEQRMQDFQNKYENQEVPRPPHWGGLRVIPREIEFWQGRSSRLHDRLLYTHLDDGSWKIQRLSP from the coding sequence ATGGATAGAACCATAGCTGACCTTCGTAAAGACTATACCTTGGAGGGTTTGAGCGAAACTGAGGTTAACCCCAATCCTTTTATACAATTTAAAAAGTGGTTTGAGCAGGCATTAGCAGCTCAACTTCCCGAACCTAATGCGATGACTCTCGCCACAACTACGCCAGATGGTTGTCCTTCGGCAAGAATGGTACTATTGAAAGATTTTGATGATAGGGGTTTTGTTTTTTTCACCAACTATAACAGCCGCAAGGGACAAGAACTAGCGGAAAATCCCCAAGCAGCTTTGGTGTTTTGGTGGGCAGAACTAGAACGCCAAGTCAGAATTGTGGGGCGCGTAGAGAAAACTTCTGATACCGAATCAGATCAGTATTTTGACAGTCGTCCTGCTAACAGCCGTCTGGGTGCATGGGCTTCTAATCAAAGTGAAGTTATCCCCAAACGAGAAGTTTTAGAACAAAGGATGCAGGATTTTCAGAATAAATACGAAAATCAAGAGGTTCCTCGTCCCCCCCATTGGGGAGGTTTACGGGTGATCCCCAGAGAAATTGAGTTTTGGCAAGGGCGCTCTAGTCGTTTGCACGATCGCCTGCTTTATACTCACTTAGATGATGGTAGCTGGAAAATTCAGCGTTTATCACCTTGA
- a CDS encoding AI-2E family transporter has product MRRSASLQRLLFYGLSGPIVALNVWLLSVLFRYFQSPLTILSFAAIVAFLLNYPVKLFERARISRTQAVIIVLLVTLTLFGFLGITLVPMVIDQTIQLLNKIPDWLSSSQDNLVQLEAFAKQRRLPIDLRVLANQINASIQNVVQQLASGAVGLAGTLLSGLLNFVLVIVLAFYMLLYGDRVWYGLINLLPANIGIPLTKSLQLNFQNFFLSQILLGLFMVVVLTPIFLILRVPFALLFAILIGISELIPFIGATLGIGTVTLLVLLQNWWLAVQVAIAAILMQQIKDNLLAPKLFGNFIGLNPIWIFVAILMGYEIAGLLGTLVAVPIAGTIKGTFDAIKSGKSGDFMSTVTIPHDSDHN; this is encoded by the coding sequence ATGCGCCGTTCGGCATCCCTTCAACGTTTATTATTCTATGGTCTGAGTGGCCCTATCGTCGCTCTGAATGTTTGGCTATTATCTGTACTTTTTCGCTACTTTCAAAGTCCTCTTACCATTTTGAGCTTTGCGGCAATTGTCGCTTTTTTGCTGAATTATCCAGTTAAATTATTTGAACGGGCTAGAATTAGTCGTACCCAAGCTGTAATAATTGTTTTACTCGTTACCTTGACTCTTTTCGGTTTTTTGGGTATCACTCTAGTACCAATGGTCATTGACCAAACTATCCAACTGTTAAATAAAATTCCTGATTGGTTAAGTAGTAGTCAAGATAACCTAGTGCAATTGGAGGCATTTGCAAAACAACGACGGTTGCCTATTGATTTGAGGGTATTGGCTAATCAAATTAATGCCAGCATTCAGAATGTAGTACAACAGTTGGCTTCGGGTGCAGTGGGGTTAGCTGGAACGTTGCTTTCAGGATTGCTGAATTTTGTCTTAGTGATTGTGCTGGCATTTTATATGCTGTTGTATGGCGATCGCGTCTGGTATGGTTTAATCAATCTCCTACCAGCTAATATCGGTATACCCCTCACTAAATCTTTGCAGCTAAACTTTCAAAACTTTTTTCTCAGCCAAATATTATTAGGACTATTCATGGTGGTAGTCCTCACACCTATTTTTTTAATTCTCAGAGTACCCTTTGCCTTATTGTTTGCCATACTCATTGGCATCTCGGAACTCATACCCTTTATTGGTGCAACACTGGGTATTGGGACAGTCACTCTTTTGGTACTACTACAAAATTGGTGGTTAGCGGTGCAAGTTGCCATAGCAGCAATTCTCATGCAGCAAATCAAAGATAACTTGCTTGCTCCCAAGTTATTCGGCAACTTTATTGGACTAAATCCCATCTGGATTTTCGTGGCTATCTTGATGGGGTATGAAATCGCAGGTTTACTAGGAACACTGGTTGCTGTTCCCATCGCTGGCACCATCAAAGGTACATTTGATGCGATCAAAAGTGGCAAGTCAGGTGATTTTATGTCAACAGTTACAATTCCCCATGATTCCGATCATAATTAA
- a CDS encoding DUF1361 domain-containing protein produces MTEELIARVVQVLSINMRWMTWNLFLAFIPLALSMWLFRTRRGRSWVWWLGFLVFYAFLPNAPYLLTDVIHLIHDIRTIQSVWMITLVLLPVYLLVIWAGFEAYVISLINLGYYLHRIGKTQWILWVELITHALCAIGIYWGRFLRFNSWDFITQPDALLTRGVEELLGKQPLIIIAVTFVILLVLYWIMKRVTLGFVMPQNTRIGINSGGTESHTHHI; encoded by the coding sequence ATGACAGAAGAATTGATAGCCAGAGTTGTGCAGGTTTTAAGTATCAACATGAGGTGGATGACTTGGAATTTATTCCTAGCTTTTATACCCTTAGCATTAAGTATGTGGCTGTTTCGTACTAGACGCGGACGCTCTTGGGTATGGTGGTTAGGATTTCTAGTTTTTTATGCCTTCTTACCAAACGCCCCTTATTTATTAACTGATGTTATTCACTTAATCCATGACATCCGCACAATTCAATCTGTATGGATGATTACATTAGTGTTACTTCCTGTTTATTTACTGGTGATTTGGGCTGGATTTGAAGCTTATGTAATATCTTTAATTAATTTAGGTTACTACTTACACCGTATTGGTAAAACACAATGGATTTTATGGGTTGAGTTGATTACTCATGCTCTTTGTGCCATTGGTATTTATTGGGGTCGTTTCTTACGTTTTAATAGTTGGGATTTTATTACTCAACCTGATGCTTTACTAACCAGAGGGGTAGAGGAACTTTTAGGAAAGCAGCCTTTAATAATTATTGCTGTTACCTTTGTTATCCTTCTGGTTTTGTACTGGATTATGAAACGAGTCACCCTAGGTTTTGTGATGCCACAAAATACAAGGATAGGAATAAATTCAGGTGGAACGGAAAGTCACACACATCATATATAG
- a CDS encoding iron uptake porin, whose protein sequence is MSDISLLMAGVLTAGPASVPKKLSVQSPIQSERVGQKSTQESSSTFPDADLTPPEFLQVDHSIDTARSYINKKYQSTLYKVKEKLQSKNTHTLPESTDLRIVAAVPDEPDMRAEFSPSVDDISSPDALESDDPMTQVIPVSQLDDVQPSDWAFGALQSIGERYGCVNYAGKTYSGNRAISRYEFAAGLEACLQQIDELITSNRDNTIEPEDLILLQRLQAEVKEELAQLQQKVTGIQGKTNEIAANQFSTTTRLFGQAIFSIQGTNSNDVDLFPRDGVPERQGRTNLTFNNSVQLTLATSFTGRDLLLTGLSAGNLGSNASSVFTNMGRLGFESNTDNNLVINDLSYRFALSDNLGVVVGTAGVNPVNTFRGINPLEGSGDGAISLFGQRNPILAIGNGTGGIGFDWQISDRISLQGIYSSEIPSFPGNNRLGGLFGGRFTVGTQLTLAPTNNLDIGIHYLYSHSPDDLLGTGIGDAQLISPFADSTAFNTHAVGATVAWRVNPNFQLGAWGGYSVSHPENLSGSVDITNWMLFAAFPNLLRSGNLGGILVGQPPKITSSTLPDGFNFPNFSEGGTPGGRRDTSLHIEMFYRAQLTEHLALTPGFLVVLNPDHNAANDSLFVGTLRATFRF, encoded by the coding sequence ATGAGTGACATAAGTCTACTGATGGCTGGTGTATTGACTGCCGGGCCAGCATCTGTGCCTAAAAAATTATCTGTGCAGTCTCCTATTCAGTCAGAGAGAGTAGGACAAAAGTCAACACAGGAATCATCTTCAACATTCCCAGATGCTGATCTCACACCACCGGAATTTCTACAGGTGGATCACAGTATTGACACCGCACGCTCATATATCAATAAAAAGTATCAATCTACACTATATAAAGTTAAAGAAAAACTTCAGTCTAAAAATACTCATACACTGCCAGAATCTACTGATTTGCGAATTGTAGCAGCAGTTCCAGATGAGCCGGATATGAGGGCAGAGTTTTCTCCATCTGTGGATGATATTTCTAGCCCCGATGCTTTAGAGTCAGACGATCCCATGACTCAAGTCATACCTGTGTCGCAGTTGGATGATGTACAACCTTCTGATTGGGCTTTTGGTGCTTTGCAATCTATAGGGGAACGCTATGGCTGCGTTAATTATGCTGGTAAGACTTATTCCGGAAACCGTGCCATCAGTCGTTATGAATTTGCCGCAGGTTTAGAAGCTTGTCTTCAGCAAATTGATGAATTAATTACTAGCAATAGAGATAACACGATAGAACCAGAGGATTTAATTCTCTTACAACGCTTACAAGCTGAGGTTAAGGAAGAACTAGCACAATTACAGCAGAAAGTCACAGGAATCCAGGGTAAAACTAACGAAATAGCAGCAAATCAATTTTCGACAACTACTAGGCTATTTGGGCAAGCCATTTTCAGCATCCAGGGAACGAATAGTAACGATGTCGATTTATTTCCCAGAGATGGAGTACCTGAGCGTCAAGGCAGAACTAACTTGACTTTTAACAATAGCGTACAACTAACGTTAGCAACTTCGTTTACAGGACGAGATTTATTACTAACAGGGTTGTCTGCGGGTAATTTGGGTTCTAATGCGTCGTCTGTATTCACTAACATGGGGCGTTTGGGTTTTGAATCCAATACAGACAACAATCTGGTAATTAATGACTTATCTTATCGATTTGCACTCTCGGATAACTTAGGGGTGGTTGTAGGAACAGCAGGTGTAAACCCAGTTAATACCTTTCGTGGAATCAATCCCTTAGAAGGTTCTGGTGACGGTGCGATTTCTTTATTCGGTCAGCGTAACCCAATTTTGGCTATTGGAAATGGTACTGGTGGTATAGGTTTCGATTGGCAAATTAGCGATCGCATCAGTCTCCAAGGCATTTACAGTAGTGAAATTCCAAGCTTTCCGGGTAACAACCGCTTAGGAGGATTATTTGGCGGTAGATTTACTGTAGGCACACAACTGACGCTAGCACCAACTAACAACCTTGATATCGGCATACATTATCTCTACTCCCATTCTCCTGATGACTTACTGGGAACAGGTATTGGTGATGCTCAATTAATTTCACCCTTTGCCGATAGCACAGCTTTTAATACCCATGCTGTGGGTGCAACTGTAGCTTGGCGCGTTAACCCAAATTTCCAATTAGGTGCTTGGGGTGGTTATTCTGTTTCTCACCCAGAAAACCTATCTGGAAGCGTAGACATCACCAACTGGATGCTGTTTGCGGCTTTTCCTAATCTGTTGCGTTCTGGTAATTTGGGGGGAATTTTAGTAGGACAACCACCAAAAATTACCTCTAGTACCTTACCCGATGGCTTTAATTTCCCTAACTTCTCCGAAGGTGGTACACCAGGGGGAAGGCGAGATACATCACTCCATATAGAAATGTTTTATCGCGCCCAACTCACCGAGCATCTAGCTTTAACACCAGGTTTCTTGGTTGTTTTGAATCCTGATCATAATGCTGCTAATGATTCTTTATTTGTTGGCACATTGCGGGCAACCTTCCGGTTTTAA
- a CDS encoding phosphoribosyltransferase yields MRQKFQNRTEAGKLLAAQLTEYAHRHDVLVLGLPRGGVPVAYEIAQALDAPLDVCLVRKLGVPGHQELAMGAISTGGVRVINENVVDWLGINQQTIDAVATIETRELERRNRIYRGDRPLPKITDRTIILVDDGIATGATIRAAIATIKEQQPRELVLAVPVAGVSTCEELATAVDKVVCVLMPENLYAIGIWYENFAQTSDAEVCELLTQQTQLITNHS; encoded by the coding sequence ATGCGTCAAAAATTTCAGAATCGGACTGAAGCAGGCAAACTACTAGCTGCTCAGTTAACAGAATATGCTCATCGTCACGATGTTCTGGTTTTGGGGCTTCCCCGTGGCGGTGTACCTGTAGCTTATGAAATAGCTCAAGCACTTGATGCCCCTTTAGATGTCTGCTTGGTGCGTAAACTCGGCGTACCAGGACATCAAGAACTAGCAATGGGTGCAATTTCTACAGGGGGAGTACGTGTAATTAATGAGAATGTAGTCGATTGGTTAGGGATTAACCAACAAACTATAGATGCTGTAGCAACTATAGAAACGCGTGAATTAGAACGTCGTAATCGGATTTATCGAGGCGATCGCCCACTACCGAAAATCACCGATCGCACGATCATTTTAGTTGATGATGGCATTGCTACAGGTGCCACTATCCGAGCTGCGATCGCTACCATCAAAGAGCAACAACCCCGTGAGCTAGTTTTAGCAGTTCCCGTTGCAGGGGTATCCACCTGTGAGGAACTAGCCACAGCAGTAGACAAGGTTGTCTGTGTATTGATGCCAGAAAATTTATATGCCATTGGTATCTGGTACGAAAATTTTGCCCAAACAAGTGATGCAGAAGTTTGCGAACTTCTCACCCAGCAAACACAGCTGATTACTAACCACTCATAA
- a CDS encoding DUF72 domain-containing protein: MNFLIGCAVWAYKGWVGELYPPDTRATEFLHLYSRRFTTVEGNTTFYAVPNQETVSRWAAETPPGFEFCLKLPREITHKGLLAPYIPAALEFLERMQPLGKHLGPIFAQLPPSYAPTLIDDLAKFLVAWPHQVSPLALEVRHPDWFREPHTSNLTQLLENLGVGRVLLDSRPIYTGEDDPQLQSERRKPKVPLQFSVTAPFSLIRFISHPHLSVNQPFMEEWVKQIQQWLHSGVKIYFFVHCPLEERSPGTARYFQQLLEQHGVEVPPLPWNQLDAPPHQLSLW, from the coding sequence GTGAACTTCTTGATTGGTTGTGCTGTTTGGGCTTATAAAGGCTGGGTGGGGGAACTTTATCCTCCAGATACTCGTGCTACAGAATTTCTTCATCTCTATAGTCGTCGCTTTACTACTGTAGAAGGTAACACCACCTTTTATGCAGTTCCTAACCAAGAGACTGTCAGCCGATGGGCAGCTGAAACGCCTCCAGGTTTTGAATTTTGTCTAAAATTACCAAGGGAAATTACCCATAAAGGCTTATTAGCACCCTACATCCCTGCTGCTTTAGAATTTTTGGAGAGAATGCAGCCTCTGGGTAAGCATCTTGGCCCCATCTTTGCCCAGTTACCGCCAAGTTATGCTCCGACATTAATTGATGATTTAGCTAAGTTTCTTGTAGCTTGGCCACATCAAGTATCACCACTAGCACTAGAAGTCAGACATCCCGATTGGTTTAGAGAACCCCACACCAGTAATCTGACACAGCTTTTAGAAAATTTAGGTGTGGGTCGAGTGCTACTTGATTCGCGTCCGATCTACACTGGAGAAGATGACCCCCAACTGCAATCTGAACGACGTAAACCCAAAGTTCCTTTACAATTTAGCGTCACAGCACCCTTTAGTTTGATTCGATTTATCTCCCATCCTCATTTGTCAGTAAATCAGCCGTTTATGGAAGAGTGGGTAAAGCAGATTCAGCAATGGTTGCATTCCGGAGTGAAAATTTATTTCTTTGTCCATTGTCCCCTAGAAGAGCGATCGCCTGGTACAGCCCGTTATTTCCAACAGCTATTAGAACAGCATGGCGTTGAAGTTCCGCCCCTGCCCTGGAATCAACTTGACGCTCCACCTCATCAACTTAGTCTTTGGTAA
- the mltA gene encoding murein transglycosylase A produces MNKTLALFSLGLGITLFNPLPIAVSQVSSKTPLPSAPPSQVSPPLKLIDIGTNCKPARACLGWDEQLFLGHGRLKRDRQSLLKSIDNSLSYLQTPRAIAAYNNYPIKEITLDRVSRSLRRFRQLVATAKSPAQLQASVKREFAFYKSVGDDGQGTVKFTAYYAPIYQASRTRTAQYKYPIYRLPADFEQWPKPHPKRVELEGVDGLLGNKSRLQGLEMFWLRDRFQAYMIHIQGSAKLNLTDGTQTSVGFVRGTDYPWTSIGRLLFQDGKLSKEELNMPGIIRYFQKNPKSMDNYLPRWERFIFFKETHGAPATGSISVPLVPERSIATDKSLMPPGALAVINGTFPYPDRHGKLVNRKVSRFVLDQDTGSAIKGPGRVDYFLGYGDLAGDRAGITVSSGSIYYLLLKK; encoded by the coding sequence ATGAATAAAACGTTGGCTTTGTTTTCTTTGGGTTTGGGAATAACGCTTTTCAACCCGTTACCAATAGCTGTGAGTCAGGTATCTTCCAAAACACCTTTACCATCCGCGCCACCATCTCAGGTATCGCCTCCGTTAAAGCTGATTGATATTGGTACAAATTGTAAACCTGCGCGTGCTTGCTTAGGTTGGGATGAGCAGCTTTTTTTAGGTCATGGCAGGTTAAAAAGAGATCGCCAATCTCTTTTAAAATCTATTGATAATAGTTTGAGTTATTTACAAACACCAAGAGCGATCGCCGCTTATAATAATTACCCCATCAAGGAAATTACCCTCGACAGAGTAAGCCGCAGTTTAAGGCGGTTTCGCCAATTGGTAGCTACAGCTAAATCACCTGCACAACTGCAAGCATCTGTCAAGCGAGAGTTTGCTTTTTATAAATCAGTGGGTGATGATGGTCAGGGTACAGTCAAGTTTACTGCCTACTACGCACCGATTTATCAAGCCAGTCGCACCCGCACCGCACAATACAAATATCCCATTTATCGCCTACCCGCAGACTTTGAGCAATGGCCTAAACCTCACCCCAAACGAGTGGAACTAGAAGGGGTAGACGGTTTGCTGGGGAATAAAAGCCGATTGCAGGGTTTAGAGATGTTTTGGTTACGCGATCGCTTTCAAGCATACATGATCCATATCCAAGGTTCAGCCAAACTTAACTTGACTGATGGGACTCAAACCAGTGTCGGTTTTGTGCGAGGCACAGATTACCCTTGGACAAGTATCGGCAGATTGCTGTTTCAAGATGGCAAACTCTCCAAAGAAGAGTTGAATATGCCGGGAATCATACGTTATTTCCAAAAAAACCCTAAATCAATGGATAATTATCTGCCACGCTGGGAACGCTTCATTTTCTTCAAAGAAACTCATGGCGCACCCGCTACAGGTAGTATTAGTGTCCCCCTAGTTCCAGAACGTTCTATTGCTACAGATAAATCCTTAATGCCTCCTGGCGCATTAGCTGTAATTAATGGCACATTCCCTTACCCTGATCGTCATGGCAAATTAGTTAACCGGAAAGTTAGCCGCTTTGTCCTTGATCAAGATACAGGTAGCGCCATCAAAGGCCCCGGCAGAGTTGATTATTTCTTAGGCTATGGAGATTTAGCAGGCGATCGCGCCGGGATCACAGTCAGTAGTGGTTCCATATACTACCTGTTGCTGAAGAAATGA
- the rsgA gene encoding ribosome small subunit-dependent GTPase A, with protein MNLTDLGWSDFFAHSFLPYGKQGLSIARVAIAYKNTYILYSEQGELTAEVTGKFRHRTNKPEDFPAVGDWVVIQTRESTAQATIHEILPRKSKFSRKTAGNKTAEQIVATNVDTVFLVSGLDGDFNPRRIERYLILAWESGANPVIVLNKVDLCNCLDDWLAEVETVALGVPIIVLSATNGQGLKALQPYLQPGQTVALLGSSGVGKSTITNQLKGETVQAVQPVRRSDDRGKHTTTHRELILLPNGGLIIDTPGMREIQMWGSEESLQGTFADIEALAEQCRFRDCQHQHEPGCAVQQALLDGRLNESRLLSYQKLQKEFSYLVRKQDKQAQLVEKERWKKIHKAMRHHHKG; from the coding sequence ATGAATTTGACAGATTTAGGCTGGAGTGACTTTTTTGCTCACAGCTTTCTACCCTATGGCAAACAAGGATTGAGTATTGCTAGGGTGGCGATCGCCTACAAAAACACCTACATTTTATATAGTGAACAAGGCGAACTCACAGCAGAAGTTACAGGTAAATTCAGACATCGCACCAATAAACCTGAAGATTTTCCCGCCGTTGGGGATTGGGTTGTCATCCAAACGCGAGAATCAACAGCGCAAGCCACCATCCATGAGATTTTACCCAGAAAAAGCAAGTTTTCCCGTAAAACAGCTGGTAATAAAACCGCAGAACAAATTGTTGCTACTAATGTAGATACAGTATTTCTAGTCTCAGGGTTAGATGGAGACTTTAACCCCAGACGCATAGAACGTTATCTGATTCTGGCTTGGGAAAGTGGCGCAAATCCAGTTATTGTGTTGAACAAAGTAGATCTATGTAACTGTTTAGATGATTGGCTAGCAGAAGTAGAAACTGTTGCCCTTGGTGTACCAATCATTGTGTTAAGTGCCACCAACGGGCAAGGGTTAAAAGCTTTACAGCCTTATCTGCAACCAGGACAAACCGTGGCTTTGTTGGGTTCTTCTGGTGTAGGGAAATCTACTATAACTAACCAACTCAAGGGAGAAACAGTACAAGCTGTGCAACCAGTCAGGCGGAGTGATGACCGAGGTAAACACACAACTACCCATCGGGAATTAATTTTACTACCGAATGGGGGCTTAATTATTGATACCCCTGGTATGCGGGAAATTCAGATGTGGGGGAGTGAGGAAAGTTTGCAAGGAACTTTTGCAGACATTGAGGCTTTAGCTGAACAATGTCGCTTTCGGGATTGTCAGCATCAGCATGAGCCGGGTTGTGCTGTGCAGCAAGCGTTGTTAGATGGGAGGCTAAATGAATCTAGACTGCTGAGTTATCAGAAGTTGCAAAAGGAATTCAGTTACCTGGTTCGCAAACAAGACAAACAAGCTCAATTAGTTGAGAAGGAACGTTGGAAAAAGATTCATAAAGCGATGCGACATCATCACAAGGGATGA